From Sporosarcina sp. Marseille-Q4943, the proteins below share one genomic window:
- a CDS encoding M23 family metallopeptidase, giving the protein MYGIIMSLAILIALPAFFIATLWKAAFKSRLEWLLDALTSIIFLIWLFQSGHWNLIGYFFRYVWIGLLIIALVISWRKTRALPFRITYTEKQKMTMGVHVVLLLVFGAYNAFVFTSYSVKEESIELAFPLKQGTYYVGHGGNNVLMNYHNKYEDQKYSLDILKLTKLGTRANGLYPKDLPKYAIYGDELYSPCNGKVVETRNHLPDLAPPESDSEHPEGNFVALVCEQHEATLFLAHMQEGSVVVAEGDEVKTGQLLGKVGNSGNTTEPHLHIHAELDGVGVPLTFKDRFLVRNSIIKSGK; this is encoded by the coding sequence ATGTACGGAATCATTATGTCACTCGCCATTCTCATCGCACTGCCGGCATTTTTCATTGCGACGCTGTGGAAAGCTGCTTTTAAGAGCAGATTGGAATGGCTGTTGGATGCGTTAACGTCGATTATCTTTCTAATTTGGTTGTTCCAGTCCGGCCATTGGAATTTGATTGGCTACTTTTTCCGTTATGTTTGGATTGGCCTGCTCATTATCGCACTCGTCATCTCTTGGAGAAAAACACGCGCCTTGCCGTTCCGAATAACATACACAGAGAAACAGAAAATGACGATGGGTGTCCACGTTGTACTTCTCCTCGTATTCGGCGCCTATAACGCATTCGTATTCACAAGTTACTCGGTCAAAGAAGAATCGATCGAGCTGGCATTTCCGCTCAAACAGGGCACGTATTATGTCGGTCATGGCGGAAATAACGTGCTAATGAATTATCACAACAAATATGAGGACCAGAAATATTCACTAGACATCTTGAAGTTAACGAAACTCGGAACCCGCGCAAACGGGCTCTACCCGAAAGACCTGCCGAAATACGCAATTTATGGCGATGAACTATACAGCCCGTGCAACGGAAAAGTTGTCGAAACGAGGAACCACCTGCCGGACTTGGCACCACCCGAATCAGATTCAGAACATCCGGAAGGGAACTTCGTCGCCCTTGTCTGCGAACAGCACGAAGCTACGCTATTCCTAGCACATATGCAAGAAGGCAGTGTTGTTGTGGCGGAAGGGGATGAAGTGAAGACGGGGCAGTTGCTTGGAAAGGTCGGCAACTCCGGAAATACAACCGAGCCCCATTTGCATATCCATGCCGAGCTGGATGGGGTAGGGGTGCCTCTGACATTTAAGGATAGATTTCTAGTGCGAAATAGTATAATTAAGTCGGGAAAGTGA
- a CDS encoding GNAT family N-acetyltransferase codes for MTNEVVFRLATEHDLESIVEMLADDELGTTREQFVLPLPETYLKAFRAIDADPNNELVVACLGNEVVGVQQITFTPYLTHQGGWRATIEGVRTSSSVRGKGIGTELIRWAIRRAKERDCHLVQLTTDKKRGDALRFYERLGFTVSHEGLKMKFR; via the coding sequence TTGACAAATGAAGTAGTATTTCGATTAGCGACAGAACATGATTTGGAAAGCATCGTGGAAATGTTGGCGGATGACGAGCTGGGGACGACTCGGGAACAATTTGTACTGCCGTTGCCTGAAACGTATTTGAAAGCGTTTCGAGCGATTGACGCAGACCCGAACAATGAACTCGTCGTTGCATGTCTTGGCAATGAAGTCGTAGGCGTTCAACAAATCACATTCACTCCCTACTTGACCCACCAAGGTGGATGGCGGGCAACAATCGAGGGAGTTAGGACATCTTCAAGCGTACGAGGGAAAGGAATCGGAACGGAGTTGATCAGATGGGCAATTCGACGGGCCAAAGAACGTGACTGCCACCTCGTTCAGCTAACGACCGATAAAAAACGGGGAGACGCCTTGCGCTTTTATGAGCGTTTAGGATTTACAGTTTCACATGAAGGGTTGAAAATGAAATTTAGATGA
- a CDS encoding phospholipid phosphatase, whose amino-acid sequence MDQLIYMLFTFAYMALLIWGLKGIHTQEFSKWTSVVYLVIIALIYDNGILAIGHWIGEGAVLENLNVIRYWMHAIITPLLVIFSIGTLRESGVSWAKKTWVTTLSILYTIVAILIEIVTVTADLHLQVEKEYGVVSYTFAEPPSGPPIMILFITLAMLLAGGVLRKKTGWAVFFIGVVIMTIGSAIPFDVASNAITNLFELILLTALVWTKRKLIQKELYVKIVKPH is encoded by the coding sequence ATGGATCAGCTAATTTATATGCTATTTACCTTCGCTTATATGGCGTTACTCATTTGGGGATTAAAAGGCATTCATACACAAGAGTTTAGCAAGTGGACGAGTGTAGTCTACTTAGTCATCATAGCCCTCATCTATGATAACGGTATTTTAGCCATCGGTCATTGGATTGGAGAAGGTGCGGTTTTAGAAAACTTAAATGTGATTAGGTATTGGATGCATGCCATTATTACCCCATTGTTAGTGATTTTCTCTATTGGAACGTTGCGCGAAAGCGGCGTTTCTTGGGCAAAGAAAACATGGGTTACCACTCTTTCCATCCTTTACACCATTGTCGCAATCCTAATAGAAATTGTAACTGTCACTGCAGACCTTCATTTGCAAGTTGAGAAGGAATATGGGGTTGTCAGTTATACATTTGCAGAACCACCAAGTGGACCGCCGATTATGATTCTCTTCATTACCTTGGCTATGCTCCTTGCCGGTGGGGTGTTACGGAAGAAGACAGGATGGGCAGTGTTTTTCATCGGCGTGGTGATTATGACAATCGGCAGTGCTATCCCGTTTGACGTTGCAAGCAATGCCATTACCAACTTGTTTGAACTGATCTTGTTGACAGCTTTAGTTTGGACAAAACGGAAGCTTATTCAGAAAGAGCTGTATGTGAAAATAGTGAAGCCTCATTGA
- a CDS encoding DinB family protein codes for MKTLFAYNWQVREDWYRWCEEVEKAELLRTRTGGVGSILETLFHIIDVEWSWIRVLEGKPAPLESFEDFKSLAKVRELDARFKPEVEAFVRDWKESMEHNLLQDTMPDGRIVKDAWGEVMRHVIAHEIHHIGQLSVWAREIGKKPVSANVIGRGLMPQKVDN; via the coding sequence TTGAAAACATTGTTTGCGTACAATTGGCAAGTGCGAGAGGATTGGTATCGCTGGTGTGAAGAGGTGGAGAAGGCAGAGCTTCTTCGCACGCGGACTGGTGGAGTTGGCAGCATTTTAGAGACGCTCTTCCACATAATCGACGTGGAGTGGAGTTGGATCCGGGTGTTGGAAGGTAAGCCCGCTCCCCTAGAGAGCTTTGAAGACTTTAAAAGTCTGGCGAAAGTCCGGGAGCTAGATGCACGATTCAAGCCGGAAGTGGAGGCGTTTGTTCGAGATTGGAAGGAGAGCATGGAGCATAACTTGCTGCAAGATACGATGCCCGATGGCCGGATTGTGAAGGATGCGTGGGGCGAGGTCATGCGGCATGTGATTGCGCATGAAATTCATCATATCGGGCAGCTGTCGGTATGGGCGAGGGAAATCGGGAAGAAGCCAGTTTCCGCTAATGTGATAGGTCGAGGACTTATGCCACAGAAGGTTGATAATTGA
- a CDS encoding GNAT family N-acetyltransferase, whose product MTFPELQTERLHLVEVSKEHAQGVFDNFSNPAVLQYYGMDPMTELAQAEKLVEHFRNSFLASRSIRWAMVRKEDNRFAGTIGLNNLSKGMKRAEIGFEIHPDFWRTGITSEALKAVLNYSFKELGLHRMGAVTFLDNVASINLLKKHGFVQEGILRSYLFQNGQSHDARVFSVLNK is encoded by the coding sequence ATGACATTTCCCGAATTACAGACAGAACGGCTGCATCTTGTAGAGGTCAGTAAGGAGCATGCCCAGGGGGTCTTCGATAACTTTTCAAATCCTGCGGTCCTCCAATATTACGGAATGGACCCAATGACTGAACTGGCTCAGGCGGAAAAGCTGGTTGAGCATTTTAGGAATTCCTTTTTAGCGAGCCGCAGCATCAGATGGGCAATGGTCCGGAAAGAAGATAACCGTTTTGCAGGAACAATCGGCTTGAATAACCTTTCCAAAGGAATGAAACGGGCGGAAATCGGATTTGAGATCCACCCTGATTTTTGGCGAACCGGCATCACATCGGAGGCATTGAAGGCGGTATTGAACTATTCATTCAAAGAATTGGGCCTGCACCGAATGGGAGCCGTCACGTTTTTGGACAATGTAGCTTCCATCAATTTATTAAAAAAGCATGGGTTTGTCCAAGAGGGAATCCTGCGCAGCTATCTATTCCAAAATGGACAATCACATGATGCGCGGGTGTTTTCGGTTTTGAATAAATAA
- a CDS encoding superoxide dismutase family protein — MKKWIWITMILTSVFVFAACADKNDPAPAVETEGTAEGEINEETTTTEPDEAESDELPSVKVHLMDGNGKPVGTAELTEEEDALRIMVEAEGLPEGPHGFHFHEKGVCEAPDFESAGGHFNPTGASHGLDHEEGPHAGDLPNLEVGPDGTVKEEFFVENLTLTPGEENSLFHDGGTALVIHAEADDGKTQPSGNSGDRIACGVVE; from the coding sequence ATGAAAAAGTGGATTTGGATAACGATGATCCTTACCAGCGTTTTCGTTTTCGCAGCATGCGCCGATAAGAATGATCCGGCTCCGGCTGTCGAAACAGAAGGAACAGCAGAAGGTGAGATTAATGAGGAGACAACTACTACTGAACCGGATGAAGCAGAGAGTGATGAACTGCCATCCGTGAAAGTCCATTTGATGGATGGCAACGGAAAACCGGTTGGAACAGCGGAATTGACCGAGGAAGAGGACGCTTTACGCATCATGGTAGAAGCGGAAGGATTGCCTGAAGGTCCTCACGGATTTCATTTTCACGAAAAAGGGGTATGCGAAGCACCTGACTTTGAATCAGCAGGAGGGCATTTCAATCCGACAGGTGCAAGCCACGGACTTGACCACGAAGAAGGCCCGCATGCCGGCGACTTGCCGAATCTCGAAGTTGGTCCCGATGGCACTGTAAAGGAAGAGTTCTTCGTTGAAAACCTGACATTGACGCCAGGAGAGGAAAACTCCTTATTCCATGACGGCGGCACAGCCCTTGTCATCCACGCAGAAGCAGACGACGGAAAAACCCAACCATCCGGCAACTCCGGCGACCGCATCGCATGTGGAGTAGTGGAGTGA
- the ahpF gene encoding alkyl hydroperoxide reductase subunit F, with amino-acid sequence MILDADIKQQLAQYLELMEGDVLLKVNVGEDKVSREMAALVDELATMSSRIKVEHAELERTPSFSVNRIGEDTGVVFAGIPLGHEFTSLVLALLQVSGRAPKVDEKVIEQVKNIKDELHFESYISLSCQNCPEVVQALNLMSVLNPNITHTMIDGAAFKEEVESKNILAVPTVYLNGEPFTNGRKTIEEILAELGSGPDASEFADKDPFDVLVVGGGPAGASAAIYAARKGIRTGIVAERFGGQILDTAAIENFISVNRTEGPKLAASLEEHVKDYNIDVMNLVRAKRLEKKDLIEIELENGAVLKSKSVILSTGARWRNIGVPGEAEFRNKGVAYCPHCDGPLFEGKDVAVVGGGNSGIEAAIDLAGITNHVTVLEFNSELKADSVLQERLHSLPNVTVVTNAQTKEITGTDKVNGITYVDRESGEEKHVELAGVFVQIGLVPNTDWLGDTVERNKFGEILVDKRGATNVPGVFAAGDCTDTPFKQIIISMGSGATASLGAFDYLVRN; translated from the coding sequence ATGATTTTGGACGCAGATATAAAACAACAATTAGCCCAATATCTTGAACTGATGGAGGGCGATGTTCTACTTAAAGTGAACGTCGGAGAAGATAAGGTATCACGTGAAATGGCTGCACTTGTGGATGAACTAGCTACAATGTCCTCACGCATCAAAGTGGAGCATGCTGAACTGGAAAGAACTCCGAGCTTCAGTGTGAATCGCATTGGTGAAGATACTGGGGTCGTTTTCGCGGGTATCCCGCTTGGACATGAGTTCACTTCGCTTGTCCTCGCTTTATTGCAAGTGAGCGGCAGAGCTCCTAAAGTGGATGAGAAAGTGATCGAGCAAGTGAAGAACATCAAAGACGAGCTTCACTTTGAATCATATATTAGCTTGAGCTGTCAAAACTGCCCGGAAGTTGTACAGGCACTTAACCTCATGAGCGTGTTGAACCCGAACATTACGCATACGATGATTGACGGCGCGGCGTTTAAAGAAGAAGTGGAAAGCAAAAATATTCTTGCCGTCCCGACGGTTTACTTGAATGGCGAACCGTTCACGAACGGCCGTAAGACAATCGAAGAAATCCTTGCTGAACTCGGAAGCGGTCCGGACGCATCGGAATTTGCCGATAAAGATCCGTTTGACGTCCTCGTTGTCGGTGGCGGTCCAGCGGGTGCGAGTGCGGCGATTTACGCGGCTCGTAAAGGGATTCGCACAGGAATTGTCGCTGAGCGTTTCGGCGGTCAGATATTGGATACGGCTGCAATTGAGAACTTCATTAGTGTAAATCGCACGGAAGGTCCGAAACTAGCTGCTAGCCTTGAAGAGCACGTGAAAGACTATAACATCGATGTAATGAATCTGGTGCGTGCGAAGCGTTTAGAGAAGAAAGACCTCATCGAGATCGAACTGGAAAACGGGGCTGTTCTGAAGAGTAAATCCGTCATCCTTTCAACAGGCGCGCGCTGGCGGAATATCGGCGTACCTGGTGAGGCGGAATTCAGGAATAAAGGAGTTGCGTACTGTCCGCACTGTGACGGTCCTTTATTCGAAGGAAAAGACGTTGCGGTCGTCGGCGGCGGAAACTCCGGTATCGAGGCGGCGATTGACCTTGCGGGTATTACGAATCATGTAACGGTACTTGAATTCAACTCGGAGTTGAAAGCCGATTCTGTACTACAAGAACGTCTACACAGCTTGCCGAATGTCACTGTCGTCACGAATGCTCAAACGAAAGAGATTACCGGTACGGATAAAGTGAACGGAATCACTTACGTTGATCGTGAATCAGGCGAAGAAAAGCATGTCGAGCTAGCCGGCGTATTTGTTCAAATCGGTCTTGTGCCAAACACGGATTGGCTCGGCGACACGGTTGAGCGCAATAAATTCGGCGAGATCCTTGTCGATAAGCGCGGCGCAACGAACGTTCCTGGTGTCTTTGCTGCAGGAGACTGCACGGACACCCCGTTCAAGCAGATCATCATTTCAATGGGATCTGGCGCGACAGCTTCGTTAGGTGCGTTTGATTATCTCGTTCGGAATTAA
- the ahpC gene encoding alkyl hydroperoxide reductase subunit C: protein MSLIGKEILPFKAQAYNAGSGEFIEVTEENLKGKWSIVCFYPADFTFVCPTELGDLQDQYATLKELGAEVYSVSTDTHFTHKAWHDHSETISKLEYIMIGDPSQAISRNFDVLDEESGLADRGTFIIDPDGVVQTVEINAGGIGRDASTLVDKIKAAQYVRNNPGEVCPAKWKEGEETLKPSLDLVGKI from the coding sequence ATGTCACTTATCGGAAAAGAAATACTACCATTCAAAGCACAAGCTTACAATGCCGGTTCAGGCGAGTTCATCGAGGTAACTGAAGAAAACCTAAAAGGTAAATGGAGCATCGTTTGCTTCTACCCAGCAGACTTCACGTTCGTTTGCCCAACTGAGCTTGGAGACCTTCAAGACCAATATGCAACTCTAAAAGAACTAGGCGCTGAAGTTTATTCCGTGTCTACGGACACTCACTTCACACATAAAGCTTGGCACGATCACTCTGAAACGATCAGCAAGCTTGAATATATTATGATCGGTGACCCTTCACAAGCAATCTCACGCAACTTCGATGTATTGGACGAGGAGTCCGGTCTAGCAGATCGCGGTACGTTCATCATCGATCCAGACGGCGTTGTTCAAACAGTCGAAATCAATGCTGGCGGAATCGGACGCGATGCAAGCACGCTTGTAGACAAAATCAAAGCTGCACAATACGTGCGCAACAACCCAGGCGAAGTTTGCCCTGCAAAATGGAAAGAGGGCGAAGAAACACTTAAGCCAAGCCTTGATCTTGTAGGTAAAATCTAA
- the thiW gene encoding energy coupling factor transporter S component ThiW, whose translation MNTRKLVLMTVFTAIAVAGSAFVSFPAGIARAYPIQHAVNVIAAILLGPIPAVIIAFMTGLVRILTGTGSLLAFPGGMIGAALAGLLYKQSGRAWMAAIGEIIGTGVIASIFAVPYAAVLMGTTVTAFFFMPPFLVSSISGAVIGIVVAIRLQAMPAGRRIQSY comes from the coding sequence ATGAATACACGAAAACTTGTCCTCATGACCGTGTTCACTGCGATTGCGGTCGCCGGATCTGCATTCGTCTCCTTTCCTGCAGGCATTGCCCGCGCCTATCCAATCCAGCATGCCGTCAATGTCATCGCCGCAATCCTGCTCGGACCGATTCCTGCCGTCATCATTGCTTTCATGACCGGCTTAGTCCGTATATTGACAGGCACTGGATCGTTGCTTGCCTTTCCGGGAGGGATGATCGGCGCCGCGCTTGCCGGGCTGCTGTATAAACAGTCGGGAAGGGCATGGATGGCGGCAATCGGGGAAATCATCGGGACAGGGGTCATCGCATCCATATTCGCGGTTCCGTACGCAGCCGTCCTCATGGGAACGACCGTCACCGCCTTCTTCTTCATGCCGCCTTTCCTCGTCTCCAGCATAAGCGGGGCGGTCATAGGAATTGTCGTAGCAATCCGGCTACAGGCAATGCCAGCGGGCAGGAGAATCCAGAGTTATTAG
- the thiE gene encoding thiamine phosphate synthase yields MGSTNAEKPLAVLEEALKGGITCFQLREKGARALVGREKKVFAESCQRLCAQYGVPFIVNDDVDLAVEIDADGVHVGQDDAEARFVRKRIGAEKILGVSVHSIEETETALATGADYVGMGPVYPTISKDDAKPVAGTAMIEKVAKLYPNLPIVGIGGITAMNAEPVIRAGASGISVISAIASSTNPEMAARQLKEAALQWSRGRSVLR; encoded by the coding sequence ATGGGATCGACAAATGCGGAGAAGCCACTGGCCGTCTTGGAAGAAGCGTTAAAAGGCGGGATCACTTGCTTCCAGCTGCGAGAAAAGGGGGCGCGTGCACTTGTCGGCAGGGAAAAGAAAGTATTTGCGGAGAGCTGCCAACGATTATGCGCGCAATATGGAGTTCCGTTCATTGTGAATGATGACGTCGACCTCGCTGTTGAGATTGACGCGGATGGCGTCCATGTCGGACAGGATGATGCTGAGGCGCGATTTGTCCGAAAAAGAATTGGAGCCGAAAAGATTCTAGGGGTTTCCGTCCATTCAATAGAAGAAACTGAAACGGCCCTAGCGACAGGTGCGGATTATGTCGGCATGGGACCCGTCTATCCGACGATATCGAAAGACGATGCAAAACCGGTTGCGGGGACGGCGATGATCGAGAAAGTGGCGAAGTTATATCCGAATTTGCCGATCGTCGGAATCGGAGGCATCACGGCGATGAATGCGGAGCCTGTCATCCGTGCAGGGGCAAGCGGAATATCTGTCATTTCAGCGATTGCCTCATCTACAAACCCTGAAATGGCGGCCCGGCAATTGAAGGAAGCCGCATTGCAATGGAGCCGCGGAAGGAGCGTGCTGCGATGA
- the thiD gene encoding bifunctional hydroxymethylpyrimidine kinase/phosphomethylpyrimidine kinase, with protein sequence MTSVALTIAGSDSGGGAGIQADLKTFQELGTFGTSALTAVTAQNTLGVHAVQPIETDIVIAQIEAVLNDFTVGAAKTGMLFSAEIIEAVAHTLGRYERMPLVIDPVMIAKGGAALLQQSAIVALKEHLVPSAALLTPNIPEAEVLTGMTIVSMKDMEKAGERLLRMGAGAVLLKGGHRTDTPDAEDLFLSSAGDCFLMKSKRIDTKDTHGTGCTFAAAITAELAKGAPMHDAVVTAKHFIHAAIVDGLSIGNGHGPTNHAALRKRGPVERKDVELIGKY encoded by the coding sequence ATGACTTCTGTTGCTCTTACGATTGCCGGTTCTGACAGTGGCGGCGGGGCGGGAATCCAAGCCGATCTGAAAACATTCCAAGAGCTCGGCACGTTCGGAACATCCGCATTGACGGCGGTGACCGCCCAAAATACGCTTGGCGTCCATGCGGTTCAACCGATTGAGACCGACATCGTCATTGCGCAAATCGAGGCGGTGCTGAATGATTTCACGGTTGGCGCTGCGAAAACGGGGATGCTGTTCTCTGCGGAGATTATTGAAGCGGTCGCTCATACGCTGGGCCGATACGAAAGAATGCCTCTCGTCATCGATCCCGTCATGATCGCGAAAGGAGGCGCTGCGCTTCTTCAACAGTCGGCGATTGTAGCTTTGAAAGAGCATCTCGTTCCGTCCGCGGCCCTTTTGACGCCCAATATACCTGAGGCGGAAGTGCTGACGGGAATGACGATTGTTTCGATGAAAGATATGGAGAAAGCCGGGGAGCGATTGCTTAGGATGGGAGCCGGCGCGGTGCTGCTGAAAGGTGGGCATCGGACAGATACTCCTGACGCGGAGGATCTGTTTTTGTCTTCGGCGGGCGATTGCTTTTTAATGAAGAGCAAACGGATCGACACGAAAGACACCCATGGCACGGGATGTACGTTTGCCGCAGCCATTACGGCGGAGCTTGCGAAAGGTGCTCCGATGCATGATGCAGTCGTTACAGCAAAGCATTTTATCCATGCAGCGATTGTGGATGGGCTTTCCATCGGCAATGGGCACGGACCGACAAACCATGCGGCACTTCGGAAGCGGGGACCGGTGGAACGGAAGGATGTTGAATTGATTGGGAAATATTGA
- the thiM gene encoding hydroxyethylthiazole kinase, with amino-acid sequence MAQFSLLKELRTQNPLVHCITNIVVANFQANGLLAMGASPIMADAIEEAAEVAAVSSCTLLNIGTLDPSAVESMIVAGKVSSIKGRPLVLDPVGAGATAFRKDTVATLLEELDITLIRGNAGEIASIAGVEWEAKGVDAGAGSANIEEAAKDVARRHRCLVAVTGETDIVTDGEKIIRVTGGHPLMSKITGMGCLLSAVSAAFLSVGKDAPIDAVAYSLAFYKRAGELAAEPSSGPGDFAVYFLNALHQLDDDAIDVGQFIVEEGVAK; translated from the coding sequence ATGGCTCAATTTTCATTACTGAAAGAACTGCGTACGCAAAACCCGTTAGTCCACTGCATTACGAATATTGTCGTTGCAAACTTTCAAGCGAACGGCCTGCTGGCAATGGGCGCTTCTCCGATTATGGCGGATGCAATCGAGGAGGCGGCGGAAGTAGCCGCCGTTTCCTCCTGTACATTGCTCAACATCGGGACGCTGGATCCTTCGGCTGTTGAATCAATGATCGTTGCTGGAAAAGTTTCTTCCATTAAAGGGCGTCCACTCGTATTGGATCCTGTCGGCGCAGGGGCGACTGCTTTCCGCAAAGATACGGTCGCTACACTTCTGGAGGAATTGGATATTACGCTCATCCGTGGAAATGCCGGAGAAATTGCATCCATTGCGGGAGTCGAATGGGAAGCGAAAGGCGTCGATGCAGGGGCCGGTTCGGCAAATATCGAAGAGGCGGCGAAAGATGTGGCTCGCCGCCACCGTTGCCTCGTCGCTGTTACCGGTGAGACCGACATCGTGACAGATGGTGAAAAAATTATCCGGGTGACAGGAGGGCATCCGCTTATGAGCAAAATTACCGGAATGGGCTGCCTGTTAAGCGCGGTTTCCGCCGCTTTTCTTTCGGTCGGTAAGGATGCGCCGATCGATGCGGTTGCTTATAGTCTTGCATTTTACAAGAGGGCGGGTGAATTGGCCGCTGAACCGTCTTCAGGTCCGGGTGATTTTGCGGTTTATTTCCTGAATGCTTTACACCAATTAGATGATGATGCAATCGATGTCGGCCAATTCATTGTTGAAGAGGGGGTTGCCAAATGA
- the tenA gene encoding thiaminase II → MTFCEEVRKECNDVWEASFHHPFIHALAEGTLPEEVFKHYVLQDSYYLKHFAKVHAMAAVQATDLLTVQRFAQHADGTCGAEISLHEGFFGLLGVTDEDIEHFEPAPTAYAYTSHLYRAALEGDLATTLSALLPCYWLYYEIGERLKDAKPDHPIYDKWIATYSSEWFEQATREQIDRLNKLTEGLSDKRREQLKAHFIKSVHYELQFWEMAWTQQTWSLETSEVHA, encoded by the coding sequence ATGACGTTTTGTGAAGAGGTACGGAAGGAATGCAACGATGTTTGGGAGGCAAGCTTCCATCATCCGTTCATTCATGCGCTTGCGGAAGGGACATTGCCTGAAGAGGTGTTCAAACATTACGTACTGCAAGACTCGTATTATTTGAAGCATTTTGCGAAAGTGCATGCCATGGCTGCCGTGCAGGCGACGGATTTATTGACGGTGCAACGGTTTGCGCAGCATGCGGACGGAACTTGCGGGGCGGAGATTTCATTGCACGAAGGCTTCTTTGGACTGTTGGGCGTTACGGATGAAGACATTGAACACTTTGAACCGGCACCGACAGCGTATGCGTACACGTCGCATTTATACCGGGCCGCGTTGGAAGGTGACTTGGCTACGACGTTGTCCGCATTGCTTCCGTGTTATTGGTTATATTACGAAATCGGCGAGCGGCTGAAGGATGCGAAACCGGATCACCCGATTTACGACAAATGGATTGCCACGTACAGTTCTGAATGGTTCGAACAGGCAACCCGTGAACAGATCGACCGGTTGAATAAACTGACGGAAGGTCTTTCGGACAAAAGGCGCGAACAATTGAAAGCTCATTTCATTAAAAGCGTCCACTATGAATTGCAGTTTTGGGAAATGGCATGGACACAGCAAACATGGTCTCTTGAAACAAGCGAGGTGCATGCATAA